TTAGTTGTTTCAGCAGTGTTTTCATTCTTAATATGAGAATAACATCTTGTGAATATGTTTCATGGCTGTGGATTGCATGATATTCATTCCAATCCATCTTTGCAGTAGTTTAGTGAGTTTGATTTAAATGTACTTTCCATTAAACATGTATTAAGTAAGAGCTTCTTAGTTTACCGTAATATATTTAGGATATATTATGCATAATGGATGTGTAATTActtaaaaaaaatggaatctggtttattaatttcagaggtGTTTTCTAGTTTAGTGATATATATGTTTATCCAAGGTTGCGAAATTTTTACTTGAATATGTTCAAAGGGGTTGTTGGTATAATTTGGACAACCTATGAGTCAATCATGTTACTGCAGGGATTCGACCTTGAAATCCATGCGTGGCCATTGCATTGTGTCATTGGATTGGGCTGGCACTGGTAACATGATACTGGGCTCCCTCTAGGCCCAGGATTTAGATAGTATCTGGACTCATTAGTAATTAATTGAGGTAAGCTGATGGGCTCAGGTTTGAGCCTAAACTGGGTAGCCTTGTGTTAATTAAATCATCAGTCCGTTAATTGAAGAAGTATAAAAGAATAGTCATTAGTTGGGTGTCGGGATTGCTGCTGAATGAGATAGGAATCCGGGTAATCGGGAGAATGAATGGGTTGAGTTTCGGTCATGTTATGCATTGGGCTTAATACCaacttcattttctttcttcatttACACTAGTAAGGATGATTATTCGTATTCAAATGTGGAATACTGTTTAGTTTATTAATTATGGAGTTTACTTTAAGTGGTTTGGGGTAGTCCATATAATAAAAGTTGGGTGTTGTGATACCATGATAAACGTCATTTAATTGTTGGAATTCCACATTTCAAGCCTAAGGCTCGAGAATGCAAATGGTGGTTATTCTCGTAAATGTTTCTACTTTAGTGTAAAGCTAGTTAGTCTTGTAAATGGCtatttaattaatgagtaattaaGGCTGCAAATTAAGTAGTAAGCGCAGTTTCATAGGTGGGAGcgaattaactaattaatatAAGAAATTAATTAAGTCATGCTGAACAAAAAAATGACAATTGCGTGACCCTTgctttaattaaattttaactAAATTTTAGAATTCGCCGTTCATCAAAACTCCATGATACTCGCGGAgataaaacgcgtagttgctttaggcgcgtattttaaactcgggtgcacatttatgtgacccaaatccaaaacttaacaacgttaaataaagtAGGTctcggatcgcgggtgcatttcctGTGGCATGATTACGGGTTCCAAAACTAAGACCAacgtatgcgttcgtgcaacatCGGGCGAAACAAtcttaattttaataaaatactatcgtggttgtgtacgtgttcgcatgacataattacgattctaaaagcaAAAATCTGAGGACGCGCAATTTTGGCCCAATTTTCTCGacattaataaagctttattaatcgtggacacgtacgcgtgacatgatttttgacgcgccaaataaATGGGTATATGTGCGCAtaacccgtttcaagataattttcttaattaaaaagcggttaaagttaaaattgcatgTAGGTTCCAATTGttctaaatcagataattaagccgaacaTAACAGtagagcaaccgtgctagaatcacagaactcgggaatgcctaatacatTCTtccggttaacagaattccttacctagattttcggcttgcggactgtaatacagagtcaatattttcctcgattcgggattctaaccgGTGActacaccataaattatcccaagtggcgactctgaatttaatgtaagtaatcccgtttcgattgtcctttaattggaaaaactcccttacactCCTTCCCatgggtgtagtaaaaaagggaggtgtgacagtgcCCGCAACTCGGGTACTAAACGGCGCGGGCGTGTTTCAGATTGATTTCGAATCATTTTATCCAATATTGCTATTACTGGTTCTGGTGTGACCGCACCTATGGTTGGTATGTGCAGGTGCGGTGGTCGCAAAAGCGACGAAGTGATCGCATGAGCGAAGATAGTATTGGGTGaggaagaccgcagaagcggagatTTGGGCACATATGCAGATGCGTAGGTGCGAAGTGATGGTGCGCAGGAGCGAAGTATTTCGCATGTGCAGATGATGGattggtacattatttgtactgacgtcccttttgcctggggatgctgcgtttcatgctcgtTGGTCCCAATaaacaggttgagagtcctctaagtaggctatcagctcagcggaagatgttggtgcgttctatttgctccggagttgcttatttggttagtataatttagacatgtattgattggtatatCGTGGCCCTGTCTCGGCCTTAtgacgtttatgtactcttagaggcttgtagacatatgtcatgtatatgaaagattgtatggccttgtcgtcctatgttcagtgtacaagTAACTATTTTAGCCTTATAGGctcgtacgtcatatgtataagttagtatatcaggttgggtcgttTTATGTCGAGTGATCTctcatgttttattcttgttacctCATACGACCCTTCTGGTCCCTTTACCCATGTTGATATAATgggaaagatacgttacgttggtacttagTTGAGTAAGGCCATCGggtacccgtcgcggcccatcggtttgggtcgtgacacttaactTGTACCTTgtcactactccactgaggttaATCTTGTACTTACCGGGTACtgactgtggtgtactcatattatacttctgcacatttttgtgcagatctaaGTACTTAGAGTCTGTTGATTGTTAGATAATGGGCCAGATATAGCTggggagacttcaaggtatacctgccatCGTGTTTGCAGGCCTTGGAGTCACCTTCAGAAGTTATTTTATACAGTTTAATTCTATTCCTAAACAGTTGTACTTAGAGATTTTCTTTAGTGAACTTAgtagagcttgtgacttatatTACCAGTTTTGAGATTTGTTGGCTTCTTATTGAAATTTCCGTTTCATGTTTAATAGTTGTTGGTTGAATTTTGCCATTAATTCAGTAagtgttagacttacctagtcttaaagactaggtgccatcgcAACATCCTACGGAGGAAAATTGGGGTCATGACAGCCCGTCCggtcaaaacccgggtccaaTAGTAGATTCCGCCTATCCgtgaccccacgagttcatatatgtgattaatttcaaaatttgactccaaatcgactctcaaaattcaatttcatatttttcaaaaacttgatagagTTTCACAGTTTTTCACTTGGATTAACATGtttttgatgttaaaatctaagatatGTTGATGGAGTATGATTAGAAATAGATTAGAATCTCTTACCCAAGGTTTTTAAGTGAAAATCCCTCTCCAAATTGCCTTCTATCgagtctagggttcaaaaatgAGAGAATGAGATCTAAAATCCCGACTTTCAGCACTTATGTtcagtttcaattatcacaattGTGATACATGTTCACAATTATGGCACTGACATGCCTGAAAAgctcttcacaaatgcgaagatggGTTCACAATCGCAAACCCTACTGCCCTCGCAATTGCGACATTGACCATCGAAATGCGAACCTATGCCAACCTAGAATTACTTTGCAAATGCGGCCAAGGTATCGGAAGTAGGTTCCCTGTTATGGTTGCAAATGTGACCTGGTGTTCGCAATTACGACACCAGACGGCACCAGACACTAGTCTTTGTAGAATTCAGTCCAACACTCCGGAACATATCTGAAACTCAtccaagccctcggggcttcaaatcaaacatccacacaagtataagaacatcatatgaactcgctcgtgcgatcaaaacacaaaaataacatctaaaactatgaATCAAACACTAAAACGCATGAATTTCAAAGTAAAGTTCAAgaatttttaaagttaaaattgaacttCCGGATCCTATCAAATAAACTCCAAACAACACCAAATTTTTCATACAAGTTTTAAATACCATAACGGACCTATTCAAAGTCCAAAATTCATATTCTGAGCTTGACAACTAAAAGTCAACTaacggtcaaacttttcaacttcaaattgccaAATTTTGGGCAAATCAACTTACGGACATCCAAAATCACTTCCGAGCAAACTCCCAAGTCCGATATCACGATACGAAGCTATCATAGCTATTAAAACATATTTTCGGGGTtgttttcacaaaagtcaaagtttggtcaatattttctaatttaaacCTCTAATAGCCTATTTAGCCAAGCTTCTTTtcggccaaaagtgctttttttttgccaaaagcacttttggccaaaaatttaggtgtttggccaagcttttggaaggaaaaaagtgtttttgaggagaagcagaaacagttttggagaaacagaaaaaagttgcttctctccaaaagcactttgttgagaagcatttttgagaaaaatacacttagaagcagttttttaaagcttggccaaatactaattgctactcagaagtgcttttcaatctaattagccaaacacaaactgcttctcaccaaaagtacttttgagaaaagcacttttgaaaaaaaatacttttcaaaataagctgatttttgcagcttggccaaacgggttaTAAGTCAAGAATCAAGGGTTTAAATCAACCCGAAAGCTTCTTGAAACGAAAATAACcaaccccgcaagtcataaaatcatAAACACATATGTGTTAAGCATCAAAAGGGGAAACAAGGCGCAATTACATAAAATGTCCGATCGGATCGTTACAACTTTTCGAATATAGCCACCAATTGCCCTTGATAGTTTTGGACTCGTACTCTATTTATGTATATTCAAATAGATGTTGCATTTATATAGTACCGATGTTATAAATTTAAATCTTAGTGGATCATGACTTTTACTACCAATCTTTGGGGTATTATATGGAACTTCAGTTATTTCCTTTATTGATTATTTATAAatctccattagaattatgttatctgttatttggcttacctagcaggttgggttaggtgccatcacaattAGGTGGAATTTGGACAGTGACTTATAAATCACATGAGttaaaaaatataaatgaaattgGGACTCAAGAATAGAGGTAATTAGAAGACTAGTATCCAACAAGAGAAATTTAAATCATACGAGATAAAAGATATCCAATACCTTGTGATTTCTACTCAAGATCGCTGGAATATCTTGTGGCCTATTACTTAAGATATTggaattaatttagttttaataggAGTAACAGACTAGGTTTGGAAGCCGAGACTTTCGGTGTTAGTTACTTGGTGGCTTGTAGCTGTTTCCATAATCCCACGACCTAAGAAAAATATTTAatgttttgttagttttaaacttaatatataaaatatattttttaaatataaatttattcggtatggttcgatatttttttatttatttttataaaattaaaaatctaCCCTATTATTCTGTATAGTTAAAAATTTATATCAAAACCTACGGTTTTATTGAAAGAAACATTAAGTTTTTATTGATAGAATCATAGGTTTTTCTATAAATCTATAATCGTACCAAATAATAGGGTAGATCTTTTATTTTAGAATAATAAATCAAAAGTGTCGAACCACACCAATAAATTATATATGAAAaccaaattttatatatattagattttaaaataacaaaacatttAATTTTTCCTAGGGCTTTGGGATTATGAACACAATTATAAGCCAATATATAATTAACACCTATATTTCTAACTCCTAAACCTATTCTGATActccttttaaaattaatttagttcCAATATCTTAAATAGTAGGCCACAAGGTATTCCAACGATCTTGGGCATCAAAACGATAAGGTATTGAATATCTTTCCTCTAGTATGATTTAGATTTCATTTGTTGAATACTTAATcgtttaaaagattttatttttgaGTCCCAACTTGATTAGTATTTTTTCACTCGGGTAATTTATATTTCTCTTATCTTTACTTAATTTATTTACGCTACTATAGAATAGTGAGATCGCTCTACTCTGGCTATCTTTCTATGTTCCCTTCATCACCTCTTAAATAGAAAATGCCTAGGGAGTTTCACTAAAGTCATATGCAAGCATGCATGTTATCACGTTTTAACTGCTATTGACTCTGACATGATATTAAAAGTAAATACTGAAAATTAATCCAAATGTATCGATATCAAAGTAAAATCGAGATGATTGGTACTATTTCGAAAAGTCTAATGCTTATACAAAATAAGGTAATCAAAAAATTAACatgatacaaattttataaaataactagtCGAACCGAACTATTAACACCCTAAAATACCCGGCCAAATAGAACCACTGACACCCATAGTGCTATGACATATATTTTAAAAATCTCAAAGTTTACTTATTCATGCAAACCCCCGTTCCTCCCCATCCCCACTCCTCCTCCTCATCCTCCTCCCCCTCTTCCACCATTCCCCTTCTGCTTCCTCCTTCTCTTCCTTCTGCACCACTACCATCACGtccaaacaactaatagataTTTAAATATCTGTTCAAATAACTAAAAAATCTTTAAATATTTCATGATTGATTTAAGTAAACAACCTAAAAAAATTAAACTCTCTCCAACCATTCAATAGATATTAAAatatcttttccaaaataaagGGTCAAATTTGTCCTTCCACAATTTGAAAAGGTTTATATTTGGCCTCTATAAGGTATgagtaaggtctgcatacatactaccctccccagactctaTGGTGTGGGATAatattgggtatgttgttgttgttattgaacCAAAAAAGCCCCTACCGTTATTTAAAGGTCCAAAGTAaccctttgtcacgacccaaaattctaCCTTGAGGATCGTGATGTCACCAAGTCCCTAGAAcaaggtaagcctaacacatgcTGAGCTACGAACAGATTTACACCATTTAACCATTAAACATGAACCGATAAATGACATACATAGCTAAAAACGATCAATAGTTATACATTTCTCAAAATCGGTAGTACAAAGTTATAAGCTATTCTAAGAGTAACTAAGAATATCAAATACATCACTGTTTGGGATGGAAGTAAACATTAACAATTTAATTTTAACTccagaaggtgactccgaggcctgtgACCGTAAtgacaggtataccttgaagtctccgtagAAAATCTCCAACATCTAGCTAACGACCAACATACTCAGAAGTACTTGGACTGTACAAAAATGTGTAGAAGCATAGCTTGAGTACACAACAACGATACCCAGTAAGTATGAAGActaacctcagtagagtagtgacgaggttcaagtcaagacacctactagacataACCCAGAGTATTAATATAAAGCTAACAGAGGAACAAATATCAATGTAAAGCTTAACATGGAAAGAATAATGATAGAACACTGGAAATGAAAAGTAGATACAACAAATAAAAATAAGGAGTAAACAGGTGAGAACACAACAAGTAATCATGATACCATTAAAGTACCagtgaaattaattaaggaaaataaataacaACTAGATACTCAAATCATTCTATCATAAGGTTTACAAAAGAATCACGCCGAGGTATTGCACCTCATAATCACAAATCACGAGTTCCAAACCACGAAGCATATACACATGGCATCTCGTGCCTACATTTATCAAACACATCCGCACGAACCACTCACATGTtgtacggacaactcacatgccaataTCACAATCTGTCTGGTATGGCCACAAGCCCATATACatatggcacctcgtgcccacatttaTCAAACACATCCGCACGGACCACTCACATGTTatacggacaactcacatgccaataTCACAATCCGTCCGGTATGGTCACAGGCTCATTGACACAATCTTCCCCACATGGTCATAGGCCACTATCACAATTTACCCATCGTTGTCACAGTCTATCAGTCCAACCATATCATAGAGAAAGCAGATATACAATAAAACATGTGCATGATCACATAATATCAAGTTTCAAACTCCTGAACTATCACCGTCCAAGTCAACAAGTAATTTCAGAGACACCGAGTAGCACATTGGAAACAACACCACAAGTCACGTAATATGCATGACACACATAAGGAATATCACACCATCATATGAATACCATTAATAATTTGCCCAGGCTATCACATATCATCCCTGACATAGCCCCTTGTCTTGCCGCATGCGCAAAAATAAAGTAAATGCCTGCCTTGTCCCGCCACACGCGCATCAATATTTATCTTACATCGTCTCACCACATGCGCGAACCCAATATTTGTGTATAGTCCCCTTTTCTCGCCGTATGTGCACtatcaataataataatagaacGATAGAGTCTCAAGCAAACACCTTGACAATCCTCTTAACAGGCCCACATATGCCAAAAACACAACAATACAACATAACAACTCGCATCACACGTGTCCATATGCCACAATATTACTATAACAACAATACTAATACCACAATAATATATAGCCCATGACTCAATAACAATGAGTATagaatcaacaacaataacacaAGAGTACGAAAAATAAATCAACACTAGAATTAAAACAACACAATGAAACGGAAGAATAAACTTAACAATGGAAGAGATAACATgtaataacaacttcaattatgaataactcaacaatgaaagAGGTAACATCTAGTGAAAACATCAAAtaagaataactcaacaataaagagaGTACATGACAATAAAAGAagtaacaacttcaattaaagcaTATAAGAGTAAACTTGACAATGGAAGATATAACGTGATACGACAACGTCAATTAAATGTATATAAAAAATCTAAGAGTCTAAACCGGTCAATTACATATAAGGTCATGTATGCACTCTTCACCTCGTATACACGTCTCCACGTAATTCAAATAGTGCAATCAAACTAAATTCTACGAGGTAGTTCCTCCACACAAAGTTAGAAAAGATACTTACCTTAAAAACCCTCAATCGGCAAAGGGTAGCTCAGtgcactaagcttccgctatgcgcggggtccggggaagggtcgGACCACAACGGTCTATCgcacgcagccttaccctgcatttctgcaagaggctgtttctatTGCTCGCACCCGTGACCTCTTGGTCAAAACCCCTCAATCGAtacaataaaaatatttttcctcTAAAATTCGCCCCCACTTggttcaaatctaaccaaaatcaacttATTAATATCAAATAATGCAAGAGAAACCAATTCCAACAAATAAAGTTAAGATCTTTACACAATTCTCtgaaagtcaacaaaagtcaccTCCTGGCTCGCTCGGTCAAAACTCGAGTCCAAGGTTGGATCTTGCCTATCCATAACCCCATGGGTctatatatgtgttttgttttcaaatctgaatccaattcgactctcaaatctcaaatttttatttttcaaagcatacacaaaatccccaaattttcctTTCAAATATCATGAATTAGaggttaaatatcataaataatcatgcaatataattgaaaattgatcaaaatcacttacccaatagTTTTATGTGAAAATCCCTCCTCAAAATCATATCCTATCAAATGTAGGGTtctaaaatatgataaaatgaagctaAGTCCTATTTTCAGCCCTTTTGTTCAGGTGCAGAAATCGTAGATGCAATTTTAGGTTCGCAAATGTGAATCTTCGCAAACATGAACAATCCATCACAAATATGGTGCCCTGATGAACTTAGGCAAAGTTGCAATGCGACCCTGACATCATATCAGGTCCTTCGCAAAAGCGATCAtgtgctcgcaaatgcgatcaagccTGCCTAGGTCCCAAAATATTGATAACTTCAAATTGAGCAAACAAATTCTCGAATATTCACAATTTGGCCACGTTCGCCCGACAACGAATGTGTATATTTAAGATTTGAGAACAATACATCAAAAAAGATTTTCTTATTATGTGATATGGATTCAACCAAATTGGTCCTAACATGACTGAAGCTGTCTCTTTTTTTAAACCAACTAAATACAAATCACACTTGTTCATATCGTATTGCTTACACATTGCCCAAAATGGTAGTTAAAATGAGATATAAAGCTTCAACCGAATCCTTTTGGTAAATAAAGCCAAACCATATACTAATAACTGTCACATGTCATGCTTTACATGGCTAGATAAGAGAAAAGACGTGCAAGTGGAATTGTAATAAATATTGCACGTATTATATTTACTAAAAGTTACTCCCAACTAGTTAACCAAAACCACAAATCTTGGGTTAAAGAGTCCCACGTTGCAATATATAATATATCACGTTCCATTCagccttttttaaaaaaaaaaaaattaattttgaatttttctttatgtagtGCTTAGGACAGCAAAGCATCATCATGACATTAATATTTATAGTGGTTCTCAAATTCGAATTATAAGGTCTCTAGTATTCCAAAAACAAATGACATCTTTTGTcttaaaaaaacaaattagaCGTCGGCCAACTTATCTTAGTTCTTTTATTCTTTTGTTTTAGTAAACTACCAAAAACATGGAATTATAAAAATCTACTCTTTGCATGGAAACATATGTGCGTGTGTGTCTGGTATAATATACGACAGAACATGTGTTTATAGTTTCTTCCCAATATGATAAcatctctttcctttttctttttattttatcaaacgGAATCACCTTGCTTGTTGCCAAGTCGTTCACAATTACCTTTATTGTGACCTGCAAATTTACCCCCACCAAAAGAAATTAAAACAACAGATAGAGTAAGAGCTCTCTCTAAAAGTATCTCTATATAACacacttcactataaaagtcatactttttttggaattaatttttatgttataatatatatatatatatatatatatatatatatatatatatatatatatatatatatatatatatatatctatataacgTCACTTcgctaaaatatttaaaaatattcgGAACAAGAGACTGTTATAGAGTGGTTTGACGATAGTTAAGTGAAAATTTTGAGGAACATCGGTTGTATTTTCAGTCATAAAACCTCCTAATTTTTGGGTTGATAGAAAGTAGAAGCTTCATGTGTCAACCTAGAATCATGCAGTTTTATTTTAGTACTTCTTTGATAAGGACCTCATTGTTAGGCATAAAAAGGGGGTAACATGtaacatcaaaaatatccaacAAGGGTCCATAATTTGGTCCCATCTTTGAAAATTTGACCCTTCAagtctatttttttaaaaaaaatttaatctcAATCTCTAAAGCTGttgtattttaataatattgaCAAACTTATCTCTTCTTTACTCCCTTTGTCCAAATCAATATTACTCACAAAAATTATCTTCCAATATATCTAAATCTTTCAGCTTAAAGCATACTGACAAATGTAGACATTGCTATAAACAACATACACAAATCTCTTACGAAACGTTATCATATTCAATGCTGCTTTATTTATAATCTATCCGTAAGGGCAAAGTTACTTTCAAATTTCAATCAAGTTCTCCAAATTAAGTACTCTCTCTAACCCTTTATTCGTATTTAATTAGCTTTTGATTATTTCCCGGGCTATATCGAGAGTTTTCCCTATTTTCTCTTAGTACGTCCTCATTTTTTCTTACAACaatttaaaaagggaaaaaaacaaaTAACATAAAATTAAAATTCCTCTATTTGTATCATATATTTGCTTAGTAAACTTAATAATATACTAAGCAAGCAATACGTTCGAACTCTTCTTGTTTTATTAGGCTAAGCATTTAATTTGCACTACTACGTACGTATTAGTtatttctgcttcatcttcttatTTTCAGAAGACTTGTTGAGGAAAAAATGCCGAGCAAGAGTTACAGAGTGTCTCCAGTGCCAATGACTTTGTTTGCACACTTGTTGTTCATAGCTATCACAACACTGATGCTAGTCTGGCTTTTGCATTTCAGAGAAGGCCTTGATTTCACTTCAACCAACAAACCCAAGATTTTCAATGTAACTAATTTaatttctctttcctttttctgGATAATTAAAAGTTTTCTTGGTGATCTTAGCTTTTCTTTATACAActtttttcttttcatattttatttgatatatTTCTCTTTTACTAATTATTTGGTGTTTGCAGATTCATCCATTGCTTATGGTTATCGGGTTTCTCTTATTAGCTGGAGAAGGTAAGAAATCAAAATCAGTTTTTTAAATATTCATGTGCATAGTTAGcagaaatcatttttttttcttttctattttttctgtCACTATTAATTACAATTATGAATATGAAAGTAGAAAAGGAGGACTCGTAGGACCTGACTACAATTTGTTTGAGGAAAAAAAATAACACTCCTAttattagaaagaaaaaaaaaagaggaaataaGATAGAAAATTTAAACATATTTCCTGTTGgacttattattaattattttttttgaaagaaaatatttgcTGATTCTTGTCTTTCTAGTTTCCTCTTGTATCAAGCAATCCAAGAAAATAACTAGGACTCCATCTTTTAATATGTATATAATGATAATTTCTTCTTAATTTTGCTTTCTTGTTATTTCAAAGAATTAGTGAAAGCTACTTGAAGTTAATGTGTGcctcgttttcttcaatccttttctttttcctacTCTATACAAAATGATAACAGCAAGCAGCCAAGattgtttttctttcttaaaaactATTGTTACCTGTTTGATTCATGCCTTTTTAGCTGCTAtgaattaataaaattaatttgGGTTGTGGAACAGCAATAATGGCATACACCACAGTTCCAACATCAAGCAAGAAGCACAAGTTGTATCACATGATTCTTCATTTCATTGCTCTTGTTGCTGCGGTTATTGGTCTCTACGCTGTTTTCAAATATCATAAGGAATCTGGAATTCCTCATATGTATACCTTTCACTCCTGGATTGGCCTTTCCACCATCATTCTCTTCGCTTTGCAGGTAAAAATATGATTATttacgattatacacatattatacatgAATTAAACATATATTACACATccactatttttaatttaaacagTTGAATTAGCAGCTATTtaaattact
The Nicotiana sylvestris chromosome 11, ASM39365v2, whole genome shotgun sequence DNA segment above includes these coding regions:
- the LOC104248430 gene encoding probable ascorbate-specific transmembrane electron transporter 1, whose protein sequence is MPSKSYRVSPVPMTLFAHLLFIAITTLMLVWLLHFREGLDFTSTNKPKIFNIHPLLMVIGFLLLAGEAIMAYTTVPTSSKKHKLYHMILHFIALVAAVIGLYAVFKYHKESGIPHMYTFHSWIGLSTIILFALQWLLSFLTFLFPGARTSTRSRVAPWHALIGIIIFLLAIVAAETGLVQKFIFLGLTRNQEGLILNFTALLILLFGISVGVAVLLPGRGY